A section of the Deinococcus taeanensis genome encodes:
- a CDS encoding GNAT family N-acetyltransferase, translating into MTLPAGYTLRAAGPADAAVIQEQRTAMFTDMGLDPARLAQVHEAGVAWHTRALTAGTYTGRLIECGGHPVAGAGILWTDLPPSPDSPGSTRAYVMNVYVHPGHRGRRLARILMNSLLGECRARGVTTVTLTASHAGRPTYEALGFTPLPELKLVLSEEVTS; encoded by the coding sequence GTGACCCTCCCCGCCGGCTACACCCTGCGTGCGGCGGGTCCGGCAGACGCCGCCGTGATTCAGGAGCAGCGCACCGCGATGTTCACGGACATGGGGCTCGACCCGGCGCGGCTCGCTCAGGTGCATGAGGCGGGCGTGGCGTGGCACACGCGGGCCCTCACGGCCGGTACGTACACCGGGCGGCTCATCGAGTGCGGCGGGCACCCCGTGGCGGGCGCCGGCATCCTCTGGACGGACCTGCCGCCCAGCCCCGACTCGCCCGGCAGCACGCGCGCGTACGTGATGAACGTGTACGTGCACCCTGGTCACCGTGGCAGGCGGCTCGCCCGGATCCTCATGAACAGCCTGCTCGGTGAGTGCCGGGCGCGCGGCGTGACCACCGTCACCCTGACTGCCAGTCACGCTGGTCGGCCCACGTATGAAGCCCTGGGCTTCACGCCGCTGCCGGAACTGAAACTCGTGCTGTCTGAAGAGGTGACCTCATGA
- a CDS encoding GNAT family N-acetyltransferase, with protein MTASAPTLRAATPADAAVLARFRAAMFTDMGVAVEAGAEACWAAYFTDALASGPYRAQLAEVNGQVVAGAGLLVFPAVPTPRDPSARRAHILGVYTLPACRGQGLAAALTLALLRAAKAEGIGSANLNASAQGYGVYERLGFTPARQPELRLNLHEVTL; from the coding sequence ATGACCGCCTCCGCGCCTACCCTGCGCGCCGCCACCCCTGCGGACGCGGCCGTGCTCGCCCGGTTCCGCGCCGCGATGTTCACCGACATGGGCGTGGCTGTGGAGGCCGGGGCGGAGGCCTGCTGGGCGGCGTACTTCACGGACGCCCTGGCCAGCGGGCCGTACCGGGCGCAGCTGGCCGAGGTGAACGGTCAGGTGGTCGCCGGTGCGGGCCTGCTGGTGTTCCCGGCCGTGCCCACCCCCCGCGACCCGTCTGCGCGGCGCGCACACATTCTGGGCGTGTACACCCTCCCGGCGTGCCGGGGGCAGGGGCTCGCGGCGGCGCTGACGCTCGCACTGCTGCGCGCCGCGAAGGCCGAAGGGATTGGCAGCGCGAACCTGAACGCCTCCGCGCAGGGGTACGGCGTGTACGAGCGCCTGGGCTTCACGCCCGCCCGGCAGCCGGAACTGCGCCTGAACCTGCACGAGGTGACGCTGTGA